From Kitasatospora sp. MAP12-44:
AGAGCTACTCCAGCGCCCCGAAGGACAAGGACGAGGCCACCCCGGAGCAGACCACGGTCTTCTCCAAGGGCGACGTGGGCGCGATGATCGGCCTGGGCTGGGAGGCTCCGGACCCCAAGGACATCCCGGCCGCCGACGTCGGCTACTTCGCGCTCCCCGGCGCGACCGCCGACAAGCCGTCCGGCGTCTTCCTCGGCGGCTCGAACCTCGCCGTCGCCCAGGACACCAAGAACCCCGACCTGGCCAAGGGTCTGCTCAAGATCATGCTGTCGGACAAGTACGAGGGCCAGATGGCCTCGACCGGCCTGATCCCGAACAAGCCGTCGCTGGACTCGCTGGCCACCACCCCGTTCGCCCAGGCGGCCATCCCGGCCAGCACCAACGGCGCCACCACGCCGAACACGCCGAACTGGTCGAACGTCGAGAACACCCCGAACCCGATCAAGGACTTCCTGGCCGCCGTCCTGCAGGGTGCGGACTACGACTCCACCGCCAAGAAGTACGACGCAACCATGACGCAGCTTCTCGGCCAGAAGCAGTAGTCCTGAGCGGCGCCGCCCACCCGGCCCTCCCCACGGAGGCGGTGGGCGGCGCCGCTGCCCTGTTGTGGCCACTTGTCGGGCCAGGTGTGAGGAAGTGAGAACCATGGCTGTGCATTCGGAGCGGGTGCGGACACGGTCCCCGGAGCCGGGGGACGCCATCGCCGGGAGGCACCCCGGCGGCGGCGCGGGCCCGAGCAGACCGGTCCCCGGTCCGAGCCTGCTGAGCCGCGGCGCGCCCTACCTGCTGCTGCTGCCGGCCATCGTGGCCACCCTGGCCCTGCTGGGCTGGCCGCTGGTCAAGACGTTCGAGCTCTCCTTCCAGAACCTGAACAAGCGCCAGCTGATCCTGCACCTGACCGAGTGGAACGGCTTCGCCAACTACACGGACCAGCTCACCAGTTCGGAGTTCTGGCACACCACCGGCCGCACGATCGCCTTCACAGCCGTCAACGTCGTGCTGATCATGGGTGGCGGCACGCTGGTCGGGCTGCTGCTCAACCGGCTCGGCAAGAAGATGCGGATCCTGCTCCAGGTCAGCCTGATGCTCGCCTGGGCGATGCCGATCGTGGCCGCCGCCACCGTCTTCAGCTGGCTCTTCGACTCCCGCTTCGGTGTCGTCAACTGGTTCCTGGACCAGCTGGGTTGGCACTCCATGGCGGACCACAACTGGTACAGCTCGCAGACCGGCACGTTCTTCGTGATCGTCCTGCTGATCGTCTGGCAGTCGATCCCGTTCGTCGCCTTCACCATGTACGCGGGCCTGACCACCATCCCGGCCGAGCTCTACGAGGCGGCCCGGATGGA
This genomic window contains:
- a CDS encoding sugar ABC transporter permease; translated protein: MAVHSERVRTRSPEPGDAIAGRHPGGGAGPSRPVPGPSLLSRGAPYLLLLPAIVATLALLGWPLVKTFELSFQNLNKRQLILHLTEWNGFANYTDQLTSSEFWHTTGRTIAFTAVNVVLIMGGGTLVGLLLNRLGKKMRILLQVSLMLAWAMPIVAAATVFSWLFDSRFGVVNWFLDQLGWHSMADHNWYSSQTGTFFVIVLLIVWQSIPFVAFTMYAGLTTIPAELYEAARMDGAGAWRIFRWVVFPSLKPFFLSTTFLEIIWVFKSFTQILAVNAGGPQGLTQTLPFYAYIQGTGNQHYGIGATIAVLTILMLLVLMAYYFRIILKQEDEL